A single Endozoicomonas sp. NE40 DNA region contains:
- a CDS encoding RING finger domain-containing protein, which yields MNIDKDCPICIETRLNDNDKVQHDNGTCNKFFHRTCIKTWVETKIRNEPNVDEPGPIACPACRVREGFSELIQIERGIRRKVDAENEPIMTLFERPGRRGNGILVVRRRDLPILFRFATIAVVTVAVVLGTSYMRQR from the coding sequence ATGAATATTGACAAGGATTGCCCCATTTGCATTGAAACGCGCTTAAATGACAATGACAAAGTGCAGCACGACAACGGCACCTGCAATAAGTTTTTCCACCGGACCTGTATAAAAACCTGGGTAGAAACTAAAATTCGTAATGAACCTAACGTTGATGAACCCGGGCCAATCGCCTGTCCAGCCTGTAGAGTGAGAGAAGGTTTCTCTGAGCTGATTCAGATAGAAAGAGGCATTCGAAGAAAAGTAGATGCTGAGAATGAGCCGATAATGACTTTATTCGAGCGCCCAGGGCGCAGAGGCAACGGGATTCTGGTGGTACGCAGACGGGATTTACCTATTCTTTTCCGCTTTGCAACAATAGCTGTTGTTACGGTTGCTGTCGTCCTTGGCACATCCTATATGAGACAAAGGTGA